In Caldisalinibacter kiritimatiensis, the sequence TGTATACTTTTCTTAATTCTTTTACCACTGCTTCAATTTCCTTTTTTATTTCTTTATTAAATCTTTCTTCTAATTGTTGCAATGAATATTTGTTTTTAAATTCATTAAAACTTTCTTTATCCATATCTTTAATCTTATCCCATTTATCTGGGTAATAAATATATAAATTCATTAATTCATTAATTTTCTTATATGGACAACACCAACAAGAAACTCTATCAAATATTTCGTATAAACCTCCCCAGTCGTAACCTCTTTTGTAACAATATTGTAATGCTTGCTTTTCAGTTATTTTCCATTTTTCGATAAGTGGATACCTTATTTCTTTCTCTTTATTTTTCTTGCTTCTATTCCTCTCATCATATGCTATACCATGATATTCGATTATTTTATAATCTTCACTTGGATATTTCTTTTTTACATATGATGATATTTGCTGCTTCTTAAACTTTTGGCAACACCATCTATTGCCTTTACTTGGCCATCCGTAACCATTTTGTATTAATTTCTCTTCTTTGTATAAGTTCTCCAAACTAACTTTGATTAACTTTATTAGTAATTCATCATAATTACATGATTCAAGAAATTTCTTAAGTTCGTGTTTATTTTTAATATTATATTTGCTTTTCAACCATGTAGTAATTCTTTTTTTTACTTGATGTTCATACAAGTAATATTCAAAACATTCTTTGCTCTTAAGCCTAGTTATTTTTCTGCCAATATCCTTTTCAACTTTTTTTATATGATCATACATTGATTCAAACTCTTTTCCTGTGTCTAAAAAAATTATTTCATCAATTTGCATATTATTTTCAATCATCTTAAGCAACATACATGTAGAATCTTTACCTCCGCTAAAGGATACTATATGTTTAACTTTCTTCATTATATCCCCCTTGTATAGACACAGAATATAGACAATTTTATAATACATCTTTACAATTTAATTGAACTGTTTTATCTTAATTTTAGAGTATATATTAACAATAAAATATTTAGTTTACTCTTGTAAAAAGATTTTAGTTCACCTCCTTATTACCTTGTATTAACATAACAAATGAAAACAAATAACTATTTTATAACACCATAATAATAGTTTTCTGATATTTCAACATATGTACAATGTAAAAAAAATATTCTTATTGATTATAAAAACATACATTATTATATTTAATTTTTAGTTAATATAATTTTGAAAATATATTGCCTAACACTAAACCTATACCATTATTCAAATCATTTTTCCTCTTTCACTACAACTCCAAACTAGCCTCTGCTGCAAAGAAGAATATCTTCTCCCTTATCTTTGTTCTACTATTCCAATGTCTATCATCCCATTCTTCACAGTTGACATCATCACCAGCGTATAGTATCTGTGCAAATTTAACATCTCTAAATTTAGATACTGCCGTCAAAGAAGCACATTCCATTTCTACTGTTAAACAGCCTTCTTCTTTTCTCTTTTTGACTTTGTTTACTGTTTCTCTGTAAAATGCATCTGTTGTCCATGTTTTTACCTTCATATATTCACACTCATGTTTATCTAAAA encodes:
- a CDS encoding phosphoadenosine phosphosulfate reductase family protein, whose amino-acid sequence is MKKVKHIVSFSGGKDSTCMLLKMIENNMQIDEIIFLDTGKEFESMYDHIKKVEKDIGRKITRLKSKECFEYYLYEHQVKKRITTWLKSKYNIKNKHELKKFLESCNYDELLIKLIKVSLENLYKEEKLIQNGYGWPSKGNRWCCQKFKKQQISSYVKKKYPSEDYKIIEYHGIAYDERNRSKKNKEKEIRYPLIEKWKITEKQALQYCYKRGYDWGGLYEIFDRVSCWCCPYKKINELMNLYIYYPDKWDKIKDMDKESFNEFKNKYSLQQLEERFNKEIKKEIEAVVKELRKVYIFNHEYWDDKLKEINENKDIQLKMKRINYNLDITVRKFNEDKRKIMYHLIEIILGQSNEFFNLLIKIYLLG
- a CDS encoding nucleoside phosphorylase, with protein sequence MFHPGVGAPLAAGLLEEVIALGATKFVACGGAGVLDSSITVGHLLLPYAAVRDEGVSYHYVSPSREIELNKQSVDTVAKVLDKHECEYMKVKTWTTDAFYRETVNKVKKRKEEGCLTVEMECASLTAVSKFRDVKFAQILYAGDDVNCEEWDDRHWNSRTKIREKIFFFAAEASLEL